A single genomic interval of Nocardioides palaemonis harbors:
- a CDS encoding excalibur calcium-binding domain-containing protein: MRKKLAGAVACLTIGAPLLVLVTPAEAAVPAQWQNCTVVNNRLPHGVGRANARDRTSGTPVTNFRRDTALYNTAMRANRGLDRDGDGIACEKA, translated from the coding sequence ATGCGCAAGAAGCTCGCGGGCGCCGTCGCCTGCCTCACCATCGGTGCACCGCTCCTGGTGCTCGTCACTCCTGCCGAGGCCGCCGTCCCGGCGCAGTGGCAGAACTGCACCGTCGTCAACAACCGTCTGCCGCACGGGGTCGGCCGGGCGAACGCCCGTGACCGGACGTCGGGCACGCCGGTCACGAACTTCCGCCGTGACACCGCGCTCTACAACACCGCGATGCGGGCCAACCGAGGCCTCGACCGCGACGGCGACGGAATCGCCTGCGAGAAGGCCTGA
- a CDS encoding VC0807 family protein: protein MTVLRPVVGIAGSTALYYLLRHLGVSVYAALVVGAVVSLAPACVSLLRGRRPSGLEAFFTVLLFASFAVALLPGDERFLLAKDALVTSGVGCWFLASLRWADRPLAYQFAKPMIEGRGGWVGDWERRWREDEWFRRMWRTSSAWWAAGTLADAVARVVMAYTLPADVVPGLNLAMYVVTLVVLNVVTTVVYVRAGAIRGRRPMADHP from the coding sequence GTGACCGTCCTCCGCCCCGTCGTCGGCATCGCCGGCTCGACCGCGCTCTACTACCTCCTGCGCCACCTCGGCGTCAGCGTCTACGCCGCGCTCGTCGTCGGCGCGGTCGTCTCGCTCGCGCCCGCCTGCGTCTCGCTGCTGCGCGGCCGCCGGCCGAGTGGGCTCGAGGCGTTCTTCACGGTCCTGCTCTTCGCGAGCTTCGCGGTCGCGCTGCTTCCCGGCGACGAGCGGTTCCTGCTCGCCAAGGACGCGCTCGTCACCAGCGGCGTCGGCTGCTGGTTCCTCGCCAGCCTGCGCTGGGCCGACCGCCCGCTGGCCTACCAGTTCGCCAAGCCGATGATCGAGGGCCGCGGCGGTTGGGTCGGTGACTGGGAGCGGCGCTGGCGCGAGGACGAGTGGTTCCGCCGGATGTGGCGCACCTCGAGCGCCTGGTGGGCGGCTGGCACGCTCGCCGACGCGGTCGCGCGCGTCGTGATGGCGTACACGCTCCCCGCCGACGTCGTGCCCGGCCTCAACCTCGCGATGTACGTCGTCACGCTCGTGGTGCTCAACGTGGTGACGACCGTCGTCTACGTCCGGGCCGGCGCGATCAGGGGTCGGCGCCCGATGGCCGATCACCCCTGA
- a CDS encoding nucleoside/nucleotide kinase family protein, translated as MTTDELVDRARRLLDGPGRAVLGITGPPGAGKSTLTAALLAALAPDVGHLPMDGFHLADVQLDRLGLRDRKGAPETFDVDGYVSALARLHSAPEAVLYVPGFERDLEQPVAAAIAIPPSARLVVTEGNYLLLPSGGWERVRPHLAEVWFVEVDDDLRRSRLVARHEEFGKSSAAARQWVERSDEANARLVASTRESADLVVRVG; from the coding sequence GTGACGACCGACGAGCTGGTCGACCGCGCGCGTCGCCTCCTGGACGGCCCCGGCCGCGCCGTCCTCGGCATCACCGGCCCACCGGGCGCCGGGAAGTCGACGCTGACCGCCGCCCTCCTCGCCGCGCTCGCGCCTGACGTCGGCCACCTGCCGATGGACGGCTTCCACCTCGCCGACGTCCAGCTCGACCGGCTCGGCCTGCGCGACCGCAAGGGTGCACCGGAGACCTTCGACGTCGACGGATACGTGTCCGCGCTCGCCCGTCTCCACTCCGCGCCAGAAGCCGTGCTCTACGTGCCCGGTTTCGAGCGCGACCTCGAGCAGCCGGTCGCCGCGGCGATCGCGATCCCGCCGTCCGCGCGGCTCGTCGTCACCGAGGGCAACTACCTGCTGCTGCCCTCCGGCGGGTGGGAGCGCGTACGCCCCCACCTCGCCGAGGTGTGGTTCGTCGAGGTCGACGACGACCTCCGCCGCTCGCGGCTGGTCGCGCGGCACGAGGAGTTCGGCAAGTCGTCCGCCGCCGCCCGGCAGTGGGTGGAGCGCAGCGACGAGGCCAATGCGCGGCTGGTCGCCTCGACGCGGGAGTCGGCTGACCTGGTGGTTCGGGTCGGGTGA
- a CDS encoding TetR/AcrR family transcriptional regulator, producing MQVNRSVASEARRAQILDATIAVVAEEGFARASFARIAERGGLSSTRLISYHFAGKDDLVAALVAHVVDGIGEHVGARVMAADTARGRLAAYVEGVISYADTHRAPMSALLQVAMAGAGGGAMDAPSDLSHLERILRAGQEAGEMRSFEVAVMASTIQRSVETVPFALQADPDLDCAAYARELVELFDRATRADEMADP from the coding sequence ATGCAGGTAAATCGCTCGGTCGCGTCGGAGGCACGTCGCGCCCAGATCCTCGACGCGACGATCGCCGTCGTCGCCGAGGAGGGGTTTGCCCGGGCGAGCTTCGCGCGGATCGCCGAGCGCGGCGGGCTCTCCAGCACCCGGCTGATCAGCTACCACTTCGCCGGCAAGGACGACCTCGTCGCCGCGCTCGTCGCGCACGTCGTGGACGGCATCGGCGAGCACGTCGGCGCGCGGGTGATGGCAGCCGACACCGCTCGCGGCCGGCTCGCGGCCTACGTCGAGGGCGTCATCTCCTACGCGGACACCCACCGCGCGCCGATGTCCGCGCTGCTCCAGGTCGCGATGGCCGGCGCGGGCGGCGGCGCGATGGACGCCCCGAGCGACCTCTCCCACCTCGAGCGGATCCTGCGCGCCGGCCAGGAGGCGGGGGAGATGCGCTCCTTCGAGGTCGCCGTCATGGCGTCGACGATCCAGCGGTCGGTGGAGACGGTGCCGTTCGCGCTGCAGGCCGACCCCGACCTCGACTGCGCGGCGTACGCCCGCGAGCTGGTCGAGCTCTTCGACCGCGCGACCCGGGCCGACGAGATGGCCGACCCGTGA